GTAAAATGAAAAAATTATTAATTTTTACGGCTTTAATTATAAGTGTTACATCAACTATATATGCTAGCGTCATCAAAAAAGATTTTCGTGAGCTTGTAGGTAACAAATTTATCAACGCATCGATAAAAGACGTCAATCTTTTGAGATTTCCATATCAAATTAAAGAGGTCCAATCAAGCAAAGATTTATCTATGAACATCAGAGGTAAAAATGTTTTTATAAAACTAATTGAAAAAGTGCCAACCGAATTATTCATTATGCTGAATGACCCTGATGAAACGACAATTAATATTATTTTAAATCCAAAAGACATTCCATCACAAACGATAGAGTTTACCGACAAAACAGCAGAGATGAAAAAAGTCTATGAAGAAGAAAAATCTATACCTTATGAAAAAGCGATAAGGAACATTATCGTGTCAATTTCAAAAACAGGAAAAGTAAAAGGTTATTCTGTATTAGAAGCGGATAATGAAACAATCAAAACTAACGAACTGGAATTAACAAAACTTAGAACATACCAGGGCTATAAGTATAGCGCTGAAGTCTGGAAAGTAAAAAATATTTCCGATAAGGCTTTATATCTTGAAGAACCTTTTTTTTATATGATTGGTATGAAGGCAATCAGCATCGAAAACCATAATCTTGCAAAAGGCGAAGAGACCTTACTCTATATTGTGAGGTGACAAATGCTTGATAAAATTAAAAGTTTATTTAACAAAGATGGGTTGGTTACAAACGAAGACATCTTAAATAGAAAAAGAATTTATATCGGTATAGCTGCAATAGTTGTTGTTTTAGGTATTATTGCATACAGTTATTTTAGTTATGCGAATAAGGTAAAAGAGTTTGCTAAAAAAAATAGAGTTGTCCGGAAAGATTCCATAATTACAGATGAAGATAAAAGAAATTCCTGGAAAGTATATATTGAGTCAGAACTTGAGAAAATAAAAAAAGAAAATGAACAGTTAAAAAAGACGGTTGAGGAACAGAAGAAAGTTATAGAAACATACAAAAATCAAAATACCATTAGTGATGCAAAAGAAATGGTAAAAAAAGAAGATGCAAAACAGATAGAGAAAGAAGTTTTAGCAAAGTATAAAGAAAAAAAGGAAAAAGAACCAGAAGCAACTAAAGCAACTAAATTCAATTTAAATTTACTTCCACCACCACCAGCACCAAAAAACAATAACAACAAAGTTGCTTATACAAAAAAAATTAATGCGAATACTAATTTTGACAAAAGACTAACCAATAATTCTGCAAACAAGAAAGATGTGGGAATAAGAGTATACAAACCTGCACAGGAACCTGCCACAGCAAAAAAAGAAAAACCAAAAAAATCCATATACATTCCATCGGGCAGTTTTTTTGAGGGTATATTGCTAACAGGTCTTGACGCTCCAACAATGCAGGCAGGAACGAGTAATCCTCAGCCTGTATTAATCAACATAAACAAAGACGCAATACTGCCAAATAATTACTCAACAGAC
The window above is part of the Deferrivibrio essentukiensis genome. Proteins encoded here:
- a CDS encoding TraK domain-containing protein, coding for KMKKLLIFTALIISVTSTIYASVIKKDFRELVGNKFINASIKDVNLLRFPYQIKEVQSSKDLSMNIRGKNVFIKLIEKVPTELFIMLNDPDETTINIILNPKDIPSQTIEFTDKTAEMKKVYEEEKSIPYEKAIRNIIVSISKTGKVKGYSVLEADNETIKTNELELTKLRTYQGYKYSAEVWKVKNISDKALYLEEPFFYMIGMKAISIENHNLAKGEETLLYIVR
- a CDS encoding TraB/VirB10 family protein, which translates into the protein MLDKIKSLFNKDGLVTNEDILNRKRIYIGIAAIVVVLGIIAYSYFSYANKVKEFAKKNRVVRKDSIITDEDKRNSWKVYIESELEKIKKENEQLKKTVEEQKKVIETYKNQNTISDAKEMVKKEDAKQIEKEVLAKYKEKKEKEPEATKATKFNLNLLPPPPAPKNNNNKVAYTKKINANTNFDKRLTNNSANKKDVGIRVYKPAQEPATAKKEKPKKSIYIPSGSFFEGILLTGLDAPTMQAGTSNPQPVLININKDAILPNNYSTDIVDCFLLGSGRGDLSSERAYIRLVKLSCIDKDKQVIDTDIEGWIIGEDGKVGVRGRLVSKQGSVLAKALLAGFAEGVAKAFSSTASNISVTPEGSVTTIDPDKAFQVAGYTGVGEAMKRLADFYMKMAESMFPVIEVGAGRTVTVVIKDGKELILDKKKIVQTINYDIKEVE